Proteins from a genomic interval of Microcoleus sp. AS-A8:
- a CDS encoding substrate-binding domain-containing protein, whose amino-acid sequence MAKKKKKNLTKGVFKELGRRASSEAEGRRDYVISTFRSRLESLVPTQLRWLFPFVTEFKPTLEDEEEEATVGTQVKVAESPKAPQIVEPLYTQYRCRWGDPLTCEYLQQTVQQSPETKSCRECGFPATLPEKAEIRGSRGRYRVERLIGRRGMGRLYQGTQLSNSHQVLIKEYLLPDYCFNQEEANARKDAFRLKAGVNLADGRVQDFRLCHPWEAIADHNEERCYLLTKGNFDLYPTLSEYLALHGAMSAIAVRQVLNQVLQTLEFLHTQKFRFPSGQVQLGIAHGNLSLDSLLIAKNQNGAAGNGLNHVVGLNSEILNTDFFIYVCDLALWESLFDPKGDWGQGTRENPNSTLNRHNSHHPLLIPNPSAAQDLVALGYIGFYLLVGARINPVDGQLFDPKDDQNWPPVNFTFKVFLQRLMGIGIPFESAQIARQALLKLPPEAPIVYPVVQAVLEEEEIVKTPRILWFLLGILGFGLLGLLIWWLWPKPQVAESAGDELSLCCINKVSAIPSGKFTYAAEQQGTWNYTVQQKNLVSDGKTLEEELEKRQPKLQLNYQPQDSTQTALAKVSSEETDFALTSLIRPLPIEMESQTVAYDGLVVFVAFSYSQREKSLPQALNGQITFEQLRQLYTGQITNWRELGGPNLAVRLYIPDETEAVRIFEQRVLKDNQTIQSFRKLQRKGDPPDTFTNSWVPEIYRFPTFKMLRQVIQDFESDGAGMGAIAFGKLSQVFGQCSVYPLALKEGKTDFVHPLIQDNQQPVNPTTDLCEHKGSYFPNLQVFRDNSYPLGYPLAVVYPRDNSRPPVGAKFAEMLRTQEGQQLLSRTGLIPLYPLVLK is encoded by the coding sequence ATGGCAAAGAAAAAGAAAAAGAATCTTACCAAAGGTGTATTTAAAGAATTAGGTCGGAGGGCAAGCAGTGAGGCAGAGGGTAGGCGAGATTACGTCATCAGTACCTTCAGAAGCCGACTGGAAAGCTTGGTGCCAACGCAATTACGCTGGCTATTTCCATTCGTTACAGAGTTCAAGCCCACTCTAGAGGACGAAGAGGAAGAAGCAACGGTTGGTACGCAGGTAAAGGTTGCTGAGTCCCCGAAAGCCCCTCAGATTGTTGAACCACTCTACACCCAGTATCGTTGCCGTTGGGGTGACCCCTTAACCTGTGAATATCTCCAGCAAACCGTGCAGCAAAGCCCGGAAACCAAGTCTTGTCGAGAATGCGGTTTTCCAGCTACCTTACCCGAAAAAGCGGAAATCCGGGGCAGTCGCGGCAGATATCGAGTGGAACGCTTAATCGGGCGTCGGGGAATGGGGCGCTTATATCAAGGAACCCAACTCTCTAACAGTCATCAGGTTTTGATTAAAGAGTATCTCCTCCCCGACTATTGTTTTAATCAGGAAGAAGCTAATGCCCGAAAGGATGCTTTCAGACTCAAGGCTGGAGTGAATTTAGCCGATGGTCGAGTCCAGGATTTTCGCTTGTGTCACCCTTGGGAAGCGATCGCAGACCACAACGAGGAACGCTGCTACCTTCTAACTAAGGGCAATTTCGACCTCTACCCCACTTTAAGTGAATACCTTGCGCTGCATGGTGCAATGAGTGCGATCGCTGTACGCCAAGTCCTCAACCAAGTCTTGCAAACCCTGGAATTTCTCCACACGCAAAAATTCCGTTTTCCCTCCGGTCAGGTACAGTTGGGGATAGCCCATGGCAATCTGAGTCTCGATAGCCTGCTGATTGCCAAGAATCAAAATGGGGCTGCGGGTAACGGTTTGAACCATGTGGTTGGTTTAAATTCGGAAATACTGAATACCGATTTCTTCATTTATGTCTGCGATCTGGCTTTATGGGAAAGCCTATTTGACCCCAAAGGAGATTGGGGACAGGGGACGAGAGAAAATCCAAATTCAACCCTCAACCGTCACAATTCCCATCACCCATTACTCATTCCTAATCCTTCAGCCGCACAAGATTTAGTGGCTTTAGGATACATCGGTTTTTACCTATTGGTAGGTGCAAGAATTAACCCGGTTGATGGTCAACTTTTTGACCCCAAAGATGACCAAAATTGGCCTCCCGTAAACTTTACCTTTAAGGTGTTCCTTCAGCGCTTGATGGGAATTGGTATTCCGTTTGAGAGCGCACAAATTGCTCGTCAAGCCTTGTTAAAACTACCGCCGGAAGCACCTATTGTTTACCCGGTGGTGCAGGCTGTTTTAGAGGAAGAGGAAATCGTCAAAACTCCTCGCATTCTTTGGTTTCTTTTAGGTATTCTTGGTTTTGGCTTGCTTGGGCTGCTGATTTGGTGGCTCTGGCCTAAACCTCAAGTCGCTGAAAGTGCTGGGGATGAACTTTCACTTTGCTGCATTAATAAAGTGTCTGCAATTCCTTCTGGAAAATTTACTTATGCAGCGGAACAGCAGGGAACGTGGAATTATACGGTTCAGCAGAAAAATCTGGTATCAGATGGCAAAACCTTAGAAGAAGAACTCGAAAAACGTCAGCCTAAATTACAGTTAAATTACCAACCGCAAGATTCAACTCAAACGGCATTGGCGAAAGTTAGCTCTGAAGAAACAGACTTTGCTCTAACCAGTCTAATTAGACCATTACCCATTGAAATGGAATCGCAAACCGTTGCCTACGATGGTTTGGTTGTGTTTGTTGCCTTTAGCTACTCCCAACGAGAAAAAAGTCTGCCTCAAGCTTTAAACGGGCAAATCACTTTTGAGCAATTACGTCAACTCTACACGGGTCAAATAACCAACTGGAGAGAACTCGGTGGCCCTAATCTAGCCGTCAGACTCTACATTCCCGATGAAACAGAAGCTGTACGCATCTTTGAACAACGAGTTCTGAAAGATAACCAAACCATCCAAAGCTTTAGAAAGTTACAAAGAAAGGGTGACCCACCTGACACATTTACCAATTCATGGGTTCCAGAAATTTACAGATTTCCTACCTTTAAAATGTTACGGCAGGTGATTCAGGACTTTGAGTCTGATGGGGCTGGAATGGGTGCGATCGCATTTGGCAAACTCAGCCAAGTTTTTGGTCAATGTTCTGTTTATCCCTTAGCCCTAAAAGAGGGAAAAACAGACTTTGTTCATCCTTTAATCCAAGATAATCAGCAACCCGTCAATCCCACAACGGATCTGTGTGAACATAAAGGAAGTTATTTTCCTAACCTGCAAGTTTTCCGGGACAACAGCTATCCTTTAGGGTATCCGTTAGCCGTCGTCTATCCGAGAGATAATAGTCGCCCTCCGGTTGGTGCTAAGTTTGCTGAAATGCTACGAACTCAAGAGGGTCAGCAGTTGCTCAGTAGAACTGGACTGATACCCTTGTATCCATTAGTACTCAAGTGA
- a CDS encoding phage tail protein, translated as MTNSQNLNGKVTHELNYVTANRFYVEIESEITASFTECAGLGVQVDKESYFEGGVNDQQRIFLKQAKFSDVTLKRGITNNLVFWNWLNQILDSNSQKERRNVNILVFNQSGETMQCWTLIGAVPVGWKAPSLQANSNTAAIEELTLAYEGLKVVTNSNSGKASTNIKRDGLGYFPSH; from the coding sequence ATGACGAATAGTCAAAACCTAAATGGTAAAGTAACTCACGAACTCAACTACGTTACAGCCAATCGCTTTTATGTAGAGATTGAGAGTGAAATCACGGCATCTTTTACAGAGTGCGCGGGTTTAGGTGTCCAGGTGGATAAGGAAAGTTACTTTGAAGGCGGTGTCAACGATCAGCAGCGAATTTTTCTCAAGCAAGCCAAATTTAGTGATGTGACACTCAAGCGCGGCATTACTAATAATTTGGTCTTCTGGAATTGGCTCAATCAGATATTAGACTCCAACAGTCAAAAAGAACGTCGCAATGTGAATATTCTGGTGTTTAACCAGTCTGGAGAAACCATGCAGTGTTGGACACTGATTGGTGCTGTACCTGTGGGATGGAAAGCACCTTCGCTACAAGCTAATTCCAACACAGCCGCTATTGAGGAGCTTACCCTAGCCTACGAGGGCTTGAAGGTTGTTACTAATTCAAACAGCGGTAAGGCTAGTACCAATATTAAACGTGATGGATTGGGATATTTCCCCAGTCATTAA
- a CDS encoding DUF4157 domain-containing protein, translating into MYTGQRIQKRTRTQSSSSATEADLFQHRPLSNETDQNPADLENQETPDLQAQSERAARFGHNFGRVKVQDSTPGDIQFKLAIGAPGDKYEQEADSVAAQVMNMNAPTSQQPVQRQGTEPEEDEVQMKPLASTITPLVQRQEEPPAPEEEPDLQAKPLVQRQEEPPAPEEEPDLQAKPLVQRQEEPPAPEEEPDLQAKPLVQRQEEPPAPEDDLGIQPKRSPQDSSTSSHNTSDDLENQLTNSKGGGSPLPDEVRSFMEPRFGADFSQVRVHTDSQAIQMNQAVRAQAFTHGNDIYFGEGKSPAISDLTAHELTHVVQQTGGIKLQRQVAPPQAAPPQTAPPQPDPNQTVNPIDPAKITATVGELRKNIVDGPSELEQLKKPLAGKSAEELDAIKKEYQAKYGKDFDSALKDATLDPAKIKAATDALFKAIDGWGSDEDTILKTLAGKSKAEVAAIRKEYSDHYGRNLDSDINSELSGSDKQEALAHLSGDKAKAAVEALFNSAGTFNDDEQKIESTLMALAPEDRKKIQEMAAQNPSVKAKIDKVLGNLGGEDLEVTNALLEDKQGEAAAIRINEALDGLGTDEEAVYKYLEGKDPKEIEAIRTAYKNKTGRELATDIVDDFSSAEMDIALGLERGDKAAAAAGRIKNAGIDKLLGTDEKGIYDQLKGKSPEERKAIIDAYESAYGKGSFQEMLKDELSDDDLEQAKQFAKDGQLDPVFALELATTKSLGTDEELLKETLKDKTADEIKKIREDYAKKTNGGNLDVDLAGEIDGRDAFEVGQLLKGKPQTAKEHYDRAMERYEFERGEGSTAFSQTMMDLSESMGMHSKGEQLEKQTQRLREMFDENGELKPDFTQEDVEKLAGYQETDATNYKDAKEAVGNAVSTVGTIAVAALVTICTKGAAAPWLVAVISGVAAGGANMALKYGMQGAAYGGEDIAIEALTAAISVALGGALADKTKFLAKLEDIVKGLGEDMAKKVALEALKGTVKGAAMGALKETMNDQNWRQGLAEYLEGIAKGATVGGVVGGVTSAATATVKGGLDQKTSSAMIEAGAGVVGAAIGEGVGAIKGEYKGRLEDLLGRLLVAGVSAAAEDKATSAASEARLSAIAKMVVAIGDDMPKVQQFLEAQVKYLEPEDRAKLNEIILTEVRRNEPDMSQSQTPNQADSQL; encoded by the coding sequence ATGTATACAGGACAGCGAATCCAGAAAAGAACCCGAACACAGTCCTCTTCATCAGCAACAGAAGCCGACTTGTTCCAACATCGCCCTTTGAGCAACGAGACTGACCAGAACCCAGCAGACCTCGAAAACCAAGAGACCCCAGACCTCCAAGCCCAATCAGAGAGAGCAGCCCGTTTTGGTCACAACTTTGGTCGAGTCAAGGTACAGGATAGTACACCAGGAGACATTCAGTTTAAGCTTGCGATCGGTGCGCCAGGGGACAAATACGAGCAGGAAGCTGACTCAGTAGCGGCTCAGGTTATGAACATGAATGCCCCAACTAGCCAGCAGCCAGTTCAGCGCCAGGGAACGGAACCAGAGGAAGACGAGGTGCAGATGAAGCCTCTGGCGAGTACGATTACGCCTCTGGTGCAACGACAGGAAGAACCACCAGCACCAGAGGAAGAACCAGACTTACAAGCCAAACCTCTGGTGCAACGACAGGAAGAACCACCAGCACCAGAGGAAGAACCAGATTTACAAGCCAAACCTCTGGTGCAACGACAGGAAGAACCACCAGCGCCAGAGGAAGAACCAGACTTACAAGCCAAACCTCTGGTGCAACGACAGGAAGAACCACCAGCACCAGAGGACGATTTAGGCATACAACCGAAACGATCGCCCCAAGACTCATCAACTAGCAGCCATAACACCAGTGACGATTTGGAGAATCAGCTCACCAATAGCAAGGGTGGAGGTAGCCCTTTACCCGATGAAGTGCGTTCCTTCATGGAACCTCGCTTTGGAGCTGATTTTAGTCAGGTTCGGGTACATACCGATAGCCAAGCTATTCAGATGAATCAAGCTGTGCGGGCACAGGCATTTACTCATGGCAATGATATTTACTTTGGTGAGGGGAAGTCTCCAGCGATTTCTGATTTGACAGCCCATGAGTTGACCCATGTGGTACAGCAGACGGGTGGTATCAAGCTACAACGTCAGGTTGCACCTCCTCAAGCCGCACCTCCTCAAACTGCACCTCCTCAACCTGATCCGAATCAAACTGTCAATCCGATCGACCCAGCAAAAATCACGGCAACAGTTGGGGAGCTACGCAAGAATATTGTGGATGGACCTTCTGAGCTAGAACAACTAAAAAAGCCTCTGGCTGGTAAGTCTGCTGAAGAACTCGACGCCATCAAGAAAGAATACCAGGCAAAGTACGGCAAGGATTTCGACTCTGCCCTCAAGGATGCCACCCTCGACCCCGCCAAAATCAAAGCGGCTACAGATGCCCTATTCAAAGCGATCGATGGTTGGGGAAGCGATGAAGATACAATTCTTAAAACTCTCGCTGGAAAATCCAAGGCAGAGGTAGCAGCCATCCGTAAAGAATACAGCGATCACTATGGCAGAAATCTTGACAGCGATATAAACAGCGAGTTGTCGGGGAGTGATAAGCAGGAGGCTTTGGCTCACCTATCAGGTGACAAAGCCAAAGCGGCTGTGGAAGCGTTGTTCAACTCAGCCGGAACCTTTAATGATGACGAACAGAAGATCGAATCAACTCTGATGGCATTAGCACCAGAGGATCGCAAGAAGATTCAGGAGATGGCGGCTCAAAATCCTTCCGTTAAGGCAAAAATTGATAAGGTTCTGGGCAACTTGGGAGGCGAGGATCTGGAAGTAACCAACGCACTGCTAGAAGATAAGCAAGGTGAAGCAGCGGCTATTCGGATCAATGAGGCACTGGATGGTCTAGGAACCGACGAAGAAGCCGTCTATAAATACTTAGAGGGCAAAGACCCCAAAGAAATTGAAGCGATCAGAACAGCCTACAAAAACAAAACTGGTCGGGAGCTGGCGACTGATATCGTTGATGACTTCTCCAGTGCTGAGATGGACATAGCGTTAGGTCTCGAACGAGGAGACAAAGCCGCCGCCGCTGCTGGTCGGATTAAAAATGCAGGTATTGACAAACTACTGGGTACTGACGAAAAGGGGATCTACGACCAGTTAAAAGGTAAGAGTCCGGAAGAGCGCAAGGCAATCATCGATGCCTACGAATCGGCCTACGGAAAAGGCAGCTTCCAGGAAATGCTCAAGGACGAGTTGAGCGACGACGATCTGGAGCAGGCAAAGCAATTTGCCAAGGATGGACAACTCGATCCAGTATTTGCCTTAGAGCTGGCGACGACAAAAAGCCTAGGAACCGACGAAGAGCTGCTCAAGGAAACGCTCAAGGATAAGACCGCCGATGAGATCAAAAAGATCCGGGAAGACTACGCCAAGAAAACCAACGGTGGCAATCTCGATGTGGATCTGGCAGGAGAGATAGACGGTCGGGATGCCTTTGAAGTCGGTCAATTGCTCAAGGGCAAGCCCCAAACCGCAAAGGAGCATTACGACCGAGCGATGGAGCGCTACGAATTCGAGCGGGGTGAAGGCTCAACCGCCTTCTCGCAAACCATGATGGATTTATCCGAATCAATGGGGATGCACTCGAAAGGCGAGCAGCTAGAAAAGCAAACCCAACGCCTGCGAGAGATGTTCGACGAAAACGGCGAACTCAAGCCCGATTTTACCCAGGAAGATGTCGAGAAGCTGGCGGGGTATCAGGAAACGGATGCAACGAACTACAAAGATGCCAAAGAAGCCGTTGGTAATGCTGTTAGCACGGTCGGAACAATTGCCGTAGCAGCGCTAGTGACAATTTGCACTAAGGGGGCGGCAGCTCCCTGGCTAGTTGCAGTTATTTCAGGAGTGGCTGCTGGTGGTGCGAATATGGCACTGAAGTACGGGATGCAAGGTGCGGCTTATGGTGGAGAGGATATCGCGATTGAGGCACTGACGGCAGCAATCTCAGTAGCCCTGGGAGGTGCCTTAGCCGATAAAACTAAATTCCTGGCAAAACTTGAGGATATTGTCAAGGGTTTAGGCGAGGATATGGCGAAGAAAGTGGCTCTAGAAGCTCTCAAGGGAACAGTGAAAGGAGCAGCTATGGGGGCACTCAAGGAAACGATGAATGATCAAAATTGGCGTCAAGGTCTTGCAGAATACCTGGAAGGTATCGCTAAAGGAGCCACTGTGGGTGGGGTTGTCGGTGGCGTAACGAGCGCGGCAACTGCCACGGTCAAGGGGGGTCTGGATCAGAAAACGTCATCGGCGATGATTGAGGCGGGCGCGGGTGTGGTTGGTGCGGCTATTGGTGAAGGAGTTGGTGCGATTAAGGGTGAATACAAAGGTCGCTTAGAGGATTTGCTGGGTCGCTTACTCGTGGCCGGTGTCTCTGCCGCAGCGGAAGATAAAGCCACAAGTGCGGCTAGCGAAGCCCGACTCAGTGCGATCGCTAAAATGGTCGTTGCCATAGGCGATGATATGCCCAAAGTGCAGCAGTTTCTCGAAGCTCAAGTCAAATACCTGGAACCAGAAGATAGAGCCAAGCTAAATGAGATCATCCTAACAGAGGTGAGGAGAAACGAGCCAGACATGAGCCAGAGCCAAACCCCTAATCAAGCCGACTCCCAGTTATGA